tatttgtgtttgtaaTGATAACGTAGGAAATAAAAGCATAATATTATATACTCTAAGTCAAAGCATTAGTGATTGACTTAATTATCTAATGTTCAACTTTTAGTGAAACTTATTGTTGGTTCTGCCCGCTGACTCTCTCTTTCCATAGTCTTCATAGAGAGACTCCCAAATCAGGCATGTTCGGTGCTAACTTCTCTACCTTCCACCCCACTGTGTTCATCCTACTTGGCATCCCGGGACTGGAGAACTATCACACCtggctttctctccccttctgcctcaTGTACATCACTGTAGTGTTGGAAAATGGAACCCTCATCCTTGTCTTCAGTGCATGCACCCTCCATGCACGCATGTATGTCTTCCTATCCGTGTTGGCTGACGCTGACATCCTGCTGTCCACCACCACCATTCCCCAGGCCCTGGCTATCTTGTGGTTTCATGCTGGGGAGATTGCCTTTGATGCCTGCATCACTCAGATGTTTTTCATCCATGTTGCCTTTGTGGCTGAGTCAGGTATCCTGTTGGCCATGGCATTTGACCGCGTTGTGGCCATTTGTACTCCCTTGAGATACACAGCCATCTTAACTCTGATGGCAATTGGAAAAATGACTCTGGCAATCTGGGGACGAAGCACTGGGACTATTTTCCCTATCATATTCCTGATGAAGAGGCTGCCATACTGTCGAACTAATATCATCCCCCACTCATATTGTGAGCACATTGCGGTGGCCAGATTGGTCTGTGCTGACATCACTGTCAATATCTGGTATGGCTTCTCAGTGCTAATGGCATCAGTTTTGGTAGATGTTGCACTCATTGGTATTTCCTACACTTTGATTCTCCAAGCTGTGTTTAGACTTCCTTCCCAGGATGTCCGGCACAAGGCTCTCAATACGTGTGGTTCCCACATTGgattcattctctttttcatcccatcctttttcactttcttgacccACCGATTTGGCAAGAATATCCCCCATCATGTCCACATCCTTCTGGCAAATCTCTATGTGTTAATTCCTTGCATGCTTAATCCCATCATCTGTGGAGCAAAACCCAAGCAAATCAGGGATAGTATGGCTCACGTGTTATCTGTTGTGGGGAAGTCTTGAGAAAGTTTATGTTTCTTTCACAGTTTTCTCTTATcagcaggagaaaaaagaacttaGCAACCGAGTTCTCAAGTTTAGGCACTTTAGTGTACTGAAGCAGAAAGTACATAGGCTTTGGAATAAAATGTATCTAGATTCAAATCCTAGTTCATTTACTTCCTG
Above is a genomic segment from Halichoerus grypus chromosome 11, mHalGry1.hap1.1, whole genome shotgun sequence containing:
- the LOC118538103 gene encoding olfactory receptor 52B2-like, translated to MFGANFSTFHPTVFILLGIPGLENYHTWLSLPFCLMYITVVLENGTLILVFSACTLHARMYVFLSVLADADILLSTTTIPQALAILWFHAGEIAFDACITQMFFIHVAFVAESGILLAMAFDRVVAICTPLRYTAILTLMAIGKMTLAIWGRSTGTIFPIIFLMKRLPYCRTNIIPHSYCEHIAVARLVCADITVNIWYGFSVLMASVLVDVALIGISYTLILQAVFRLPSQDVRHKALNTCGSHIGFILFFIPSFFTFLTHRFGKNIPHHVHILLANLYVLIPCMLNPIICGAKPKQIRDSMAHVLSVVGKS